Proteins from one Catenuloplanes atrovinosus genomic window:
- a CDS encoding M15 family metallopeptidase yields the protein MAGPASADACYTWNRTLRDGMSGEDVRQLQIRVAGWTASGEVLSIDGEYGPRTAAAVGRFQTAYGLSSDGVAGPQTFNQIYALQDDDCSPIHFTFAEVTQSSTCGSQASLQGGAVPAAQVRQNLIRSMWRAEALRRQLGDAPLIVTSGFRSVACNQQVGGSAGSRHTYGDALDFTGTPSLCAIARQARTAGFNEIIGPGAAGHSDHTHLADKPSRTWSAPNCF from the coding sequence ATGGCCGGCCCCGCCTCCGCCGACGCCTGCTACACCTGGAACCGCACGCTCCGGGACGGCATGTCCGGAGAGGACGTCCGGCAGCTGCAGATCCGGGTCGCCGGCTGGACGGCCTCCGGCGAGGTGCTCTCCATCGACGGTGAGTACGGACCGCGCACCGCCGCGGCGGTGGGCCGGTTCCAGACCGCGTACGGCCTGTCCTCGGACGGCGTCGCCGGCCCGCAGACGTTCAACCAGATCTACGCGCTCCAGGACGACGACTGCAGCCCGATCCACTTCACGTTCGCCGAGGTCACCCAGTCGTCGACCTGTGGCAGTCAGGCCAGCCTGCAGGGCGGCGCGGTGCCGGCCGCGCAGGTGCGGCAGAACCTGATCCGGTCCATGTGGCGGGCCGAGGCGCTGCGCCGTCAGCTCGGCGACGCCCCGCTGATCGTCACGTCCGGCTTCCGCAGCGTGGCCTGCAACCAGCAGGTGGGCGGCTCGGCCGGCAGCCGGCACACCTACGGTGACGCGCTGGACTTCACCGGCACGCCGAGCCTGTGCGCCATCGCGCGGCAGGCCCGCACCGCCGGCTTCAACGAGATCATCGGCCCCGGCGCCGCCGGCCACAGCGACCACACCCACCTGGCCGACAAGCCGAGCCGCACCTGGTCCGCGCCGAACTGCTTCTGA
- a CDS encoding penicillin-insensitive murein endopeptidase: MTIRSSPGTTRSTPARAVAAAVAFVLALGGAVLGPAQPASAFPGAFFHTQREGNRGVDTQAVQYLLQARGHSTTADGVFGPNTRSSVVAFQDSRGLEDDGIVGPQTWGALIVTVRQGDSGAAVRAVQALLNKKRRLSLAVDGVFGSGTHAAVVAFQNHAGITADGIVGPTTWQNLVWHYAYPSFTDMCDQDPDGNGAANWGTGASIGSLEAAAASFAGSGNGRLPLGDISFEHGGDIPGHSTHEGGLDVDVWPIRTDSAQCTAGRITWQSSAYDRAATRLLVQRIRATGRVESIFFNDPTLISEGLTTNYPNHDNHLHINYL; this comes from the coding sequence GTGACAATCCGTTCCTCTCCCGGCACCACCCGGTCCACGCCGGCGCGCGCGGTCGCGGCGGCCGTCGCGTTCGTCCTCGCGCTCGGCGGCGCCGTGCTCGGTCCCGCGCAGCCGGCCAGCGCGTTCCCGGGTGCGTTCTTCCACACCCAGCGCGAGGGCAACCGAGGCGTCGACACCCAGGCCGTGCAGTACCTGCTGCAGGCCCGGGGGCATTCCACCACCGCCGACGGCGTCTTCGGCCCCAACACCCGCTCGTCGGTGGTGGCCTTCCAGGACTCCCGCGGCCTGGAAGACGACGGCATCGTCGGGCCGCAGACCTGGGGCGCGCTCATCGTGACCGTCCGTCAGGGCGACTCCGGCGCGGCGGTCCGTGCGGTGCAGGCGCTGCTGAACAAGAAGCGGCGGCTGTCGCTGGCCGTCGACGGCGTCTTCGGCTCCGGCACCCACGCGGCGGTGGTCGCGTTCCAGAACCACGCCGGGATCACCGCCGACGGCATCGTCGGGCCGACGACCTGGCAGAACCTGGTCTGGCACTACGCGTACCCGTCGTTCACCGACATGTGCGACCAGGACCCGGACGGCAACGGCGCCGCCAACTGGGGCACCGGCGCCAGCATCGGCTCGCTGGAGGCCGCGGCCGCGTCCTTCGCCGGCAGCGGCAACGGCCGGCTGCCGCTGGGCGACATCAGCTTCGAGCACGGCGGCGACATCCCCGGCCACAGCACCCACGAGGGCGGCCTGGACGTGGACGTGTGGCCGATCCGCACCGACTCGGCGCAGTGCACGGCCGGCCGGATCACCTGGCAGTCGTCCGCGTACGACCGGGCGGCCACCCGGCTCCTGGTCCAGCGCATCCGGGCCACCGGCCGGGTGGAGAGCATCTTCTTCAACGATCCCACCCTCATCAGCGAGGGGCTGACCACGAACTACCCGAACCACGACAACCACCTGCACATCAACTACCTGTGA
- a CDS encoding peptidoglycan recognition protein family protein gives MSARPLSRRTLFGAGLSGAAIAVGVPLSGAGPALATSRIIPTATWGARPPSEPITVLATPPNKIIVHHTASANSTDLSRAHAEALARSIQADHMSRGFIDTGQHFTISRGGFTLEGRHRSLEVLQAGGGHVASAHTTGQNDEAVGIENEGTYTTAVPPAALYDQLVALCTDICRAWGFNPREIYGHRDFAATACPGDVLYARLATLRTDVAGRLGVAVDPWPTFGEGARGQHVRTIQHLLRQHGATVTADGAFGPATAAAVRAFQTSRGLTADGVVGPPTWPVLIVTVRNGASGPAVEAVQDQLAARGYGVSVDGRFGPNTEAAVRAFQTDRGLASDGVAGPHTWRALVS, from the coding sequence ATGTCAGCACGTCCACTGTCCCGGCGCACGCTGTTCGGAGCGGGGCTGAGCGGCGCCGCCATCGCGGTCGGGGTGCCGCTGTCCGGCGCCGGGCCCGCGCTCGCCACCAGCCGCATCATCCCCACCGCCACCTGGGGCGCCCGGCCGCCGAGCGAGCCGATCACGGTGCTGGCCACGCCGCCGAACAAGATCATCGTGCACCACACGGCGTCGGCGAACAGCACCGATCTCAGCCGCGCGCACGCGGAGGCGCTCGCCCGGTCCATCCAGGCCGACCACATGTCCCGCGGGTTCATCGACACCGGGCAGCACTTCACGATCAGCCGGGGCGGGTTCACGCTGGAGGGCCGGCACCGCAGCCTGGAGGTGTTGCAGGCGGGCGGCGGCCACGTGGCCAGCGCGCACACCACCGGGCAGAACGACGAGGCGGTCGGCATCGAGAACGAGGGCACCTACACCACCGCCGTGCCACCGGCGGCGCTGTACGACCAGCTCGTCGCGCTGTGCACGGACATCTGCCGGGCGTGGGGGTTCAATCCGCGCGAGATCTACGGCCACCGTGACTTCGCGGCCACCGCCTGCCCCGGCGACGTGCTCTACGCCCGGCTGGCCACGCTGCGCACGGACGTGGCGGGCCGGCTCGGCGTCGCGGTCGACCCGTGGCCCACCTTCGGCGAGGGCGCGCGCGGTCAGCACGTGCGGACCATCCAGCACCTGCTCCGGCAGCACGGCGCGACGGTCACGGCCGACGGCGCGTTCGGCCCGGCCACCGCCGCCGCGGTCCGCGCGTTCCAGACCTCGCGGGGCCTGACGGCCGACGGCGTGGTGGGACCGCCGACCTGGCCCGTCCTGATCGTCACGGTCCGCAACGGCGCCTCCGGCCCGGCCGTGGAGGCGGTGCAGGACCAGCTCGCCGCGCGCGGCTACGGCGTGTCGGTCGACGGCCGGTTCGGCCCGAACACGGAGGCGGCGGTCCGCGCGTTCCAGACCGATCGGGGCCTCGCCTCCGACGGCGTCGCCGGGCCGCACACGTGGCGCGCGCTGGTGTCCTGA
- a CDS encoding MarR family winged helix-turn-helix transcriptional regulator — protein sequence MEPEVNTAIDLDRRLADAIERLGTGMRALAQQSARTRGLSPLQQQAVLALFRRPTVRREVNALAAEFDVTTPTMSDAVSALERKQLITRSPAADGRRRSLTLTPLGVSVARELTDWDAPLRDALARLPAEDRATTLHSLLRLIADLRRRGVMSAARMCTTCRFFRPDVHDDPAAPHHCALLGAPLPLIELRTDCPEHQPV from the coding sequence GTGGAGCCCGAGGTGAACACCGCGATCGACCTGGACCGGCGGCTCGCGGACGCGATCGAGCGGCTCGGCACCGGGATGCGCGCGCTCGCGCAGCAGAGCGCGCGCACCCGGGGTCTCTCACCGCTGCAGCAGCAGGCCGTGCTGGCGCTGTTCCGCCGCCCGACCGTGCGCCGCGAGGTCAACGCGCTGGCCGCGGAGTTCGACGTCACCACGCCCACCATGTCCGACGCCGTCTCCGCGCTGGAGCGCAAGCAGCTGATCACCCGCTCGCCGGCCGCGGACGGCCGCCGCCGCTCGCTGACGCTGACCCCGCTGGGCGTGTCCGTCGCGCGCGAGCTGACCGACTGGGACGCGCCGCTGCGCGACGCGCTGGCCAGGCTGCCCGCCGAGGACCGCGCGACCACGCTGCACAGCCTGCTGCGCCTGATCGCGGACCTGCGGCGCCGCGGCGTGATGAGCGCGGCCCGGATGTGCACCACGTGCCGCTTCTTCCGGCCGGACGTGCACGACGACCCGGCCGCGCCGCACCACTGCGCGCTGCTGGGCGCGCCGCTGCCGCTGATCGAGCTGCGCACCGACTGCCCCGAGCACCAGCCGGTCTGA
- a CDS encoding GGDEF domain-containing protein, with protein MTSWASRLSIGVAVLLSAALVTGAGLYLARTTSGARAGVLADFDARARVAGQLIGGTLGASDAKTRAVAVTQFSGTPAQLRAQLGTPALDTAWYAVLDADGGLLVADPVTATASARAAPVDSGFRIAASTGRLAFGDVRDGDDGPAVLAFQPFEAPDGVRMVVVPIPVSELSVIVSGALGVSAATSHVIDGAGRVIVSTDGTAPGVPLPDQALAGALRTHTSGVTGDDYFSAHAVAGSDWRLVMTAPQASLLAPVESTGRVAWQLFAAFAAAMLAIVLIGLSALARSARLARARLHDALTGLPNRALILERVDEAVAARRRTRPGGSEGMVAVLFLDLDGFKPVNDAYGHAAGDALLKQVAARLTDTIRPEDTAGRFGGDEFLVLCRGLPDRDDARAIADRIRRRISEPYDVGGHTVIIGASIGIAVLDDGAQEPDALIHSADLALYRAKEGGRGRVEVFTGG; from the coding sequence ATGACGTCGTGGGCGAGCCGGCTCAGCATCGGGGTCGCCGTGCTGCTCAGCGCCGCGCTGGTGACCGGCGCCGGGCTCTACCTGGCCCGCACCACGTCCGGCGCGCGGGCCGGGGTGCTCGCCGACTTCGACGCGCGCGCCCGGGTCGCGGGCCAGCTCATCGGCGGCACGCTGGGCGCCAGCGACGCCAAGACCCGGGCCGTCGCGGTCACCCAGTTCTCCGGCACGCCCGCGCAGCTGCGCGCGCAGCTCGGCACGCCGGCACTGGACACCGCCTGGTACGCGGTGCTCGACGCGGACGGCGGCCTGCTGGTCGCCGACCCGGTCACCGCCACCGCGAGCGCCCGGGCCGCGCCGGTCGACAGCGGCTTCCGCATCGCGGCGAGCACCGGCCGGCTGGCGTTCGGTGACGTCCGGGACGGCGACGACGGCCCGGCCGTGCTCGCGTTCCAGCCGTTCGAGGCGCCGGACGGGGTACGCATGGTGGTGGTGCCGATCCCGGTGAGCGAGCTGTCCGTGATCGTCTCCGGCGCGCTGGGCGTCTCGGCCGCCACCTCCCACGTGATCGACGGCGCCGGCCGGGTCATCGTCTCGACCGACGGGACCGCGCCGGGCGTGCCGCTGCCGGACCAGGCGCTGGCCGGCGCGCTGCGCACCCACACCAGCGGGGTGACCGGCGACGACTACTTCTCCGCGCACGCCGTCGCGGGCAGCGACTGGCGGCTGGTGATGACCGCGCCGCAGGCGTCGCTGCTGGCACCGGTGGAGTCCACCGGGCGGGTCGCGTGGCAGCTGTTCGCCGCGTTCGCGGCCGCCATGCTGGCCATCGTGCTGATCGGGCTGTCCGCGCTGGCCCGCTCCGCCCGTCTCGCCCGGGCCCGGCTGCACGACGCGCTGACCGGGCTGCCGAACCGCGCGCTGATCCTGGAGCGGGTGGACGAGGCCGTCGCGGCCCGGCGCCGGACCCGGCCGGGCGGGTCCGAGGGCATGGTGGCCGTGCTCTTCCTCGACCTGGACGGCTTCAAGCCGGTCAACGACGCGTACGGCCACGCCGCCGGCGACGCGCTGCTGAAGCAGGTGGCGGCGCGCCTGACCGACACGATCCGGCCGGAGGACACTGCCGGGCGCTTCGGCGGCGACGAGTTCCTGGTGCTCTGCCGTGGCCTGCCGGACCGCGACGACGCCCGGGCCATCGCGGACCGCATCCGGCGCCGGATCAGCGAGCCGTACGACGTCGGCGGCCACACCGTGATCATCGGCGCCTCGATCGGCATCGCCGTGCTGGACGATGGCGCGCAGGAGCCGGACGCGCTGATCCACAGTGCCGACCTGGCGCTCTACCGCGCCAAGGAGGGCGGCCGGGGCCGGGTGGAGGTCTTCACCGGCGGCTGA
- a CDS encoding sigma-70 family RNA polymerase sigma factor translates to MVWIDGEETDVDPLRHFQEVHRPALLAFATRLAHGDVHRAEDVVQETLLRAWRHPEARDTDGHWSRPWLLTVARRIVIDQARAARARPVEYLDDPALAHRHADPVDEIDRLLDRREVLAALSTLSARQRTILVELHLRGRTAVEVAAALGVPAGTVRSRGFYALRALRDALVRRGFHTDPVARTTRR, encoded by the coding sequence ATGGTGTGGATCGATGGAGAGGAGACCGACGTGGACCCGCTGCGTCACTTCCAGGAGGTGCACCGGCCGGCGCTGCTCGCCTTCGCGACCCGGCTCGCCCACGGCGACGTGCACCGGGCCGAGGACGTCGTGCAGGAGACGCTGCTGCGCGCGTGGCGCCACCCGGAGGCGCGCGACACGGACGGGCACTGGAGCCGGCCCTGGCTGCTCACCGTGGCCCGGCGGATAGTGATCGACCAGGCCCGCGCCGCGCGGGCCCGGCCGGTCGAGTACCTCGACGATCCGGCCCTCGCCCACCGGCACGCCGACCCGGTCGACGAGATCGACCGGCTGCTCGACCGGCGCGAGGTGCTGGCCGCGCTGAGCACGCTCTCCGCGCGGCAGCGCACCATCCTGGTCGAGCTGCACCTCCGGGGGCGTACCGCGGTGGAGGTGGCCGCCGCGCTCGGCGTGCCGGCCGGCACGGTCAGATCGCGCGGGTTCTACGCGCTGCGCGCGCTCCGCGACGCGCTCGTGCGCCGCGGCTTCCACACCGACCCGGTCGCGCGCACCACGCGCCGCTGA
- a CDS encoding hybrid sensor histidine kinase/response regulator — translation MALVAVTTVYVVILGWMAFSYLRRRDPLLRDAMWVFASVSLLFVLGVIQVFAESVPPVVTRVFLALLFAKPVITLRLVGRLRRVPWWALAGATVAWAGTALPVLLSRDVPLPRPVIGAASGVFFALEVLAAGLLAAQAGRRAGAARIRLRYAAAATALFGTAVLVMAGGPAVAVHARLLALVSGLLYLLAFVPPRWLRRSWSSGAAYAMSRHMLTAPPDAPATRTWQHYCRCARQVLGCDLVAVVFPGAGGCARVLTDAEEPLIDREVDEREVRDLLAPPLTIDALAGWTHPPAVAVELVAASGTRFVTATPFDTRHGRAALVMLNRYRTLFADDDVALYTELAAHAAALAERAAMLAERERLAGIVQSSHDAIIGKTLDGVITSWNAGAERIYGYRAEEIIGRNAAVLLPPGRQQLERDLLRRIAAGERIELEHLQRRCKDGHAITVSLTLSPILDSSGQIAGVASISRDITERQRAESMFHELLESAPDAMVGVRRDGTVTLINAQAERMFGYDREEMLGRNIEMLVPERFRAAHPGLRARYFADPVPRRLGAGTAVTAVRKDGSEFPVEISLSALETGEGTVVSAAIRDVTDRLIAQAERDRLIAQAERDAGERRLQNARRLESLGKLAGGVAHDFNNILAVIGNYTEMLIDTFEEATALGPDEIAAARADLGHIRRAAERATGLTKQLLAFGRRDVTRAQVLSLNHVIGDAEEMLRRALGSDVHLITQLDRDLWTVHADSGRLEQMLAHLCDNARDAMPAGGTLFIDTSNVELGPDDVAGNHLKPGRYVRLRVSDTGCGMPREVVERAMEPFYTTKPRGSGTGLGLATVYGIATAAGGDVHLYSEVDIGTTVTILLPAADQPAAPASTGGTGRPAAPETGERGHETILMIEDEDALRQITGRILTRAGYQVLSADGGAKAIHLAQTHPERIDLLLTDVIMPGMTGNEAAARITEIRPGTPVLYMSGYAEPVLTSNGTLHDGVVMIEKPFTSRELLQRVRTVLNQHAPH, via the coding sequence ATGGCGCTGGTAGCGGTTACCACGGTCTACGTGGTGATTCTCGGGTGGATGGCGTTCAGCTACCTGCGCCGACGCGACCCGTTGTTGCGCGACGCGATGTGGGTGTTCGCGTCCGTGTCGCTGTTGTTCGTCCTCGGCGTGATCCAGGTGTTCGCCGAGTCGGTGCCGCCGGTGGTGACGCGGGTGTTCCTCGCGCTGCTGTTCGCGAAACCGGTGATCACGCTGCGTCTCGTCGGCCGGTTGCGGCGGGTGCCGTGGTGGGCGCTGGCCGGCGCGACCGTCGCCTGGGCCGGCACCGCGCTGCCGGTTCTGCTCTCCCGGGACGTCCCGCTGCCGCGGCCGGTGATCGGCGCGGCCTCGGGCGTGTTCTTCGCGCTGGAGGTGCTCGCGGCGGGGCTGCTGGCGGCGCAGGCCGGGCGGCGCGCGGGCGCGGCCCGGATCCGGCTGAGGTACGCCGCGGCCGCCACCGCGCTGTTCGGGACGGCGGTGCTGGTGATGGCCGGCGGTCCGGCCGTGGCCGTGCACGCGCGCCTGCTCGCGCTGGTCTCCGGCCTGCTCTACCTGCTGGCCTTCGTGCCGCCGCGCTGGCTGCGCCGCTCCTGGTCGTCCGGCGCCGCCTACGCGATGAGCCGGCACATGCTGACCGCGCCGCCGGACGCGCCCGCGACCCGGACCTGGCAGCACTACTGCCGCTGCGCTCGCCAGGTGCTCGGCTGCGACCTGGTGGCGGTGGTGTTCCCCGGCGCGGGCGGGTGCGCGCGCGTGCTGACCGACGCGGAGGAGCCGCTGATCGACCGGGAGGTCGACGAGCGCGAGGTCCGTGACCTGCTGGCGCCGCCGCTCACCATCGACGCGCTGGCCGGCTGGACGCACCCGCCCGCGGTCGCGGTGGAGTTGGTCGCCGCGTCCGGCACCCGGTTCGTGACCGCGACGCCGTTCGACACCCGGCACGGCCGGGCCGCGCTGGTGATGCTCAACCGGTACCGGACGCTGTTCGCCGACGACGACGTGGCGCTGTACACCGAGTTGGCCGCGCACGCCGCCGCGCTGGCGGAGCGGGCCGCGATGCTGGCCGAGCGGGAGAGACTGGCCGGCATCGTGCAGTCCTCGCACGACGCGATCATCGGCAAGACGCTGGACGGCGTGATCACCAGCTGGAACGCGGGCGCGGAGCGGATCTACGGATACCGCGCCGAGGAGATCATCGGGCGGAACGCCGCCGTGCTGCTGCCGCCCGGCCGGCAGCAGCTCGAGCGGGACCTGCTGCGCCGGATCGCGGCCGGCGAGCGCATCGAGCTCGAACACCTCCAGCGACGGTGCAAGGACGGCCACGCCATCACGGTCTCGCTGACGTTGTCACCGATCCTCGATTCCTCGGGCCAGATCGCCGGCGTCGCGTCCATCTCTCGCGACATCACCGAGCGGCAGCGCGCCGAGTCGATGTTCCACGAACTGCTGGAGTCGGCGCCGGACGCCATGGTCGGTGTGCGGCGCGACGGCACCGTCACCCTGATCAACGCACAGGCGGAACGGATGTTCGGCTACGACCGGGAGGAGATGCTCGGCCGCAACATCGAGATGCTGGTCCCCGAGCGGTTCCGCGCCGCGCATCCCGGGCTGCGCGCCCGGTACTTCGCCGATCCCGTACCCCGCCGGCTCGGCGCGGGCACCGCGGTCACGGCCGTCCGCAAGGACGGCTCCGAGTTCCCCGTCGAGATCAGCCTCTCCGCGCTGGAGACGGGCGAGGGCACGGTCGTCTCCGCGGCCATCCGCGACGTCACCGACCGGCTCATCGCGCAGGCGGAACGCGACCGCCTGATCGCCCAGGCCGAGCGCGACGCGGGCGAGCGGCGCCTGCAGAACGCCCGGCGCCTGGAGAGCCTGGGGAAGCTGGCCGGCGGCGTCGCACACGACTTCAACAACATCCTGGCCGTGATCGGCAACTACACGGAGATGCTGATCGACACGTTCGAGGAGGCCACCGCGCTCGGCCCGGACGAGATCGCCGCCGCCCGGGCCGACCTCGGCCACATCCGCCGGGCCGCCGAGCGCGCCACCGGGCTGACCAAGCAACTGCTCGCGTTCGGCCGGCGGGACGTCACCCGGGCACAGGTGCTCAGCCTCAACCACGTCATCGGCGACGCCGAGGAGATGCTGCGCCGCGCGCTCGGCTCCGACGTCCACCTGATCACCCAGCTCGACCGGGACCTGTGGACCGTCCACGCCGACTCCGGCCGGCTCGAGCAGATGCTGGCGCACCTGTGCGACAACGCCCGCGACGCGATGCCGGCCGGCGGCACGCTCTTCATCGACACCAGCAACGTCGAGCTCGGGCCGGACGACGTCGCGGGGAACCACCTCAAGCCCGGCCGGTACGTACGGCTGCGGGTCAGCGACACCGGCTGCGGCATGCCGCGCGAGGTGGTGGAACGCGCGATGGAGCCGTTCTACACCACCAAGCCACGGGGTTCCGGCACCGGCCTCGGCCTGGCCACGGTCTACGGCATCGCCACCGCGGCCGGCGGCGACGTGCACCTCTACTCCGAGGTCGACATCGGCACCACGGTCACGATCCTGCTGCCGGCCGCGGACCAGCCCGCCGCGCCGGCGTCGACCGGCGGCACCGGGCGGCCGGCCGCGCCGGAGACGGGGGAGCGCGGGCACGAGACGATCCTCATGATCGAGGACGAGGACGCGCTGCGGCAGATCACCGGCCGCATCCTGACCAGGGCCGGCTACCAGGTGCTGTCCGCCGACGGCGGCGCCAAGGCCATCCACCTCGCCCAGACCCACCCGGAGCGGATCGACCTGCTGCTCACCGACGTGATCATGCCGGGCATGACCGGCAACGAGGCCGCGGCCCGGATCACCGAGATCCGTCCCGGCACGCCGGTGCTCTACATGTCCGGCTACGCCGAGCCGGTGCTCACCAGCAACGGCACGCTGCACGACGGCGTCGTGATGATCGAGAAGCCGTTCACCAGCCGCGAGCTGCTCCAGCGGGTACGCACGGTGCTGAACCAGCACGCCCCGCACTGA
- a CDS encoding TetR/AcrR family transcriptional regulator C-terminal domain-containing protein, with protein MTKSQADVVRAALEVLRDEGAAGVSLRAIAARLGVRMNTVVWHAKSKARLEELIADAIVAGVRLDDLPAGGRARAVEIARRYRHALLAHRDGAAIVAGTYAAEPATLDVAEALAAALLDAGLDEREAVWTLWAIVYFVLGLVQEEQALPARATGALDPGDRPALRRLLPALAEESFDARFEHGLALLLP; from the coding sequence GTGACCAAGAGTCAAGCGGACGTGGTGCGCGCCGCGCTGGAGGTGCTGCGTGACGAGGGCGCCGCCGGCGTCTCGCTGCGCGCGATCGCGGCCCGGCTCGGCGTCCGGATGAACACGGTGGTCTGGCACGCGAAGAGCAAGGCCCGGCTGGAGGAGCTGATCGCCGACGCGATCGTGGCCGGCGTGCGCCTGGACGACCTGCCGGCCGGCGGCCGGGCCCGCGCCGTCGAGATCGCCCGCCGCTACCGCCACGCGCTGCTCGCCCACCGCGACGGCGCCGCGATCGTCGCGGGAACGTACGCGGCCGAGCCCGCCACGCTGGACGTGGCCGAGGCGCTGGCCGCCGCGCTGCTCGACGCCGGCCTGGACGAGCGCGAGGCGGTGTGGACGCTGTGGGCGATCGTCTACTTCGTGCTCGGCCTCGTGCAGGAGGAGCAGGCGCTGCCGGCCCGCGCCACCGGCGCGCTCGACCCCGGCGACCGGCCCGCCCTGCGCCGCCTGCTGCCCGCGCTCGCCGAGGAGTCCTTCGACGCGCGCTTCGAGCACGGTCTCGCCCTCCTCCTTCCGTGA
- a CDS encoding FAD-dependent monooxygenase, with translation MDVVVVGAGPTGLWLAGELRLGGASVTVLESRPERDRHSKALTVHPRTLEIFDTRGVVDRFLAEGLRVPNGHFASLPDRLDFSVLDTPYPYTLVLPQARTEELLEERARALGAVIRRGVRVAGLAPDGVRLDDGSTVAGRYVAGCDGTRSTIRDAAGIGFPGTDTTVRGWLADVVLDAPPAGGVLTLSGPHGGLMVVPMPGGLHRLVGVDARPADDRAPTLDEVRATVLRVAGTDFGMRDPDWLSRFGNAARQADAYRRGRVLLAGDAAHMHFPAGGVGMNVGIQDAHNLGWKLAAVAGGRAPDALLDTYHAERHPVGAELLEHTRAQTALMTAYSADGQALRRVLSGLIATVPGLSRALAERLSGLSVTYPAGPRTPDRPLPDGGTLFTRLRAGGHVGTVRPDGHPAG, from the coding sequence ATGGACGTCGTCGTGGTGGGTGCCGGGCCGACCGGACTGTGGCTGGCCGGGGAGTTGCGGCTCGGCGGCGCCTCGGTCACCGTGCTGGAATCGCGGCCCGAGCGCGACCGGCACTCCAAGGCGCTCACCGTGCACCCCCGCACGCTGGAGATCTTCGATACGCGCGGCGTCGTGGACCGGTTCCTGGCCGAGGGGCTGCGCGTGCCGAACGGGCACTTCGCCTCGCTGCCGGACCGGCTGGACTTCTCCGTGCTGGACACGCCGTACCCGTACACGCTGGTGCTGCCCCAGGCCCGCACGGAGGAACTGCTGGAGGAGCGCGCCCGCGCGCTCGGCGCGGTGATCCGGCGCGGCGTCCGGGTCGCCGGCCTGGCGCCGGACGGCGTACGCCTGGACGACGGCTCCACGGTCGCCGGGCGGTACGTGGCCGGGTGCGACGGCACGCGCAGCACGATCCGCGACGCGGCCGGCATCGGCTTCCCGGGCACGGACACGACCGTCCGGGGCTGGCTCGCCGACGTGGTGCTGGACGCGCCGCCGGCCGGTGGCGTGCTCACGCTCAGCGGCCCGCACGGCGGCCTGATGGTGGTGCCGATGCCCGGCGGCCTGCACCGCCTGGTCGGCGTGGACGCGCGACCGGCCGATGATCGCGCGCCCACGCTGGACGAGGTGCGGGCGACCGTGCTGCGCGTCGCGGGCACCGACTTCGGCATGCGCGATCCCGACTGGCTGTCCCGGTTCGGCAACGCCGCCCGGCAGGCCGACGCCTATCGCAGGGGACGCGTGCTCCTGGCCGGGGACGCCGCGCACATGCACTTCCCGGCCGGCGGCGTCGGCATGAACGTCGGCATCCAGGACGCGCACAACCTCGGCTGGAAGCTGGCCGCGGTCGCCGGCGGGCGCGCGCCGGACGCGCTGCTGGACACGTACCACGCGGAGCGGCACCCGGTCGGCGCCGAACTGCTGGAGCACACCCGCGCGCAGACCGCGCTGATGACCGCGTACTCCGCGGACGGCCAGGCGCTGCGCCGGGTGCTGAGCGGGCTGATCGCCACCGTGCCCGGCCTGTCCCGCGCGCTGGCCGAACGCCTCTCCGGGCTGTCCGTGACCTACCCGGCCGGGCCGCGGACGCCCGACCGGCCACTGCCGGACGGCGGCACGCTCTTCACCCGGCTGCGGGCCGGCGGGCACGTCGGCACGGTACGCCCGGACGGGCACCCCGCCGGGTGA
- a CDS encoding hexameric tyrosine-coordinated heme protein: MTASWLPSLITATPEEGFDLAIKLSRMAVKKTQPDDEVRARLRPVYAEDPTALVAISHVVAANFQTVAAANGYWRPATA; encoded by the coding sequence ATGACCGCCAGCTGGCTTCCGTCCCTGATCACCGCGACCCCGGAGGAGGGCTTCGACCTCGCGATCAAGCTCTCCCGGATGGCCGTCAAGAAGACCCAGCCCGACGACGAGGTACGGGCCCGCCTGCGCCCGGTCTACGCCGAGGACCCCACCGCCCTGGTCGCCATCTCGCACGTGGTGGCCGCCAACTTCCAGACCGTGGCCGCGGCCAACGGCTACTGGCGCCCGGCGACCGCTTGA